A genomic window from Glycine max cultivar Williams 82 chromosome 17, Glycine_max_v4.0, whole genome shotgun sequence includes:
- the LOC100777710 gene encoding GDSL esterase/lipase EXL3, which produces MALMQLTSSHVALLLRFIVIFALCYRTMALVKLPPNASSVPAVLAFGDSIVDSGNNNNIKTLIKCNFPPYGKDFQGGNPTGRFCNGKIPSDLIVEQLGIKEYLPAYLDPNLKSSDLVTGVGFASGASGYDPLTPKITSVISLSTQLDMFREYIGKLKGIVGESRTNYILANSLYLVVAGSDDIANTYFVAHARILQYDIPSYTDLMVNSASNFVKELYNLGARRVAVLGAPPIGCVPSQRTLAGGLTRKCSEKYNYAARLFNSKLSKELDSLGHNLSDTRIVYIDVYSPLLDIIDNYQKYGYKVMDRGCCGTGKLEVAVLCNPLDDTCSNASEYVFWDSYHPTEGVYRKIVNHVLEKYMDRLF; this is translated from the exons ATGGCTCTCATGCAGCTTACTAGCTCTCATGTTGCCTTATTGCTCCGTTTCATAGTAATATTTGCTCTATGTTACAGAACAATGGCTTTGGTGAAGTTGCCACCAAACGCTTCATCAGTTCCGGCAGTTTTAGCGTTTGGAGATTCGATCGTGGACTcaggcaacaacaacaacataaaaACACTGATTAAGTGCAACTTCCCACCTTATGGAAAAGATTTTCAGGGAGGAAACCCAACTGGTCGATTTTGCAATGGAAAAATTCCTTCTGACCTAATAG TTGAACAATTGGGTATTAAGGAGTATTTGCCTGCATATTTGGATCCGAATCTCAAATCTAGCGATCTTGTTACCGGCGTCGGCTTTGCCTCCGGTGCTTCAGGATACGATCCTTTGACACCCAAAATAACG TCAGTTATATCATTATCTACTCAACTAGACATGTTCAGGGAATACATAGGAAAGCTGAAAGGAATTGTTGGAGAGAGCAGAACAAACTACATCCTAGCCAACAGTCTTTATCTTGTGGTGGCAGGCAGTGACGACATTGCCAACACCTATTTTGTTGCTCACGCCAGAATATTACAGTATGACATTCCTTCTTACACCGACCTTATGGTCAACTCGGCCTCTAATTTTGTAAAG gAATTATATAATCTGGGAGCTCGTAGAGTTGCAGTACTGGGTGCACCGCCGATTGGATGCGTGCCATCACAGAGAACTCTGGCTGGAGGGCTAACAAGAAAGTGCTCAGAAAAGTACAATTACGCAGCCAGGTTGTTCAATTCCAAACTTTCAAAGGAACTTGATTCCCTCGGTCACAACTTGTCAGATACCAGGATAGTTTACATTGATGTTTACTCCCCTCTGCTCGATATCATTGATAACTACCAAAAATATG GCTATAAAGTTATGGACAGAGGTTGCTGTGGCACAGGCAAACTAGAGGTTGCAGTGTTATGCAACCCTTTGGATGACACTTGTTCCAATGCTTCGGAATATGTCTTTTGGGATAGTTATCATCCAACAGAAGGAGTGTACAGAAAGATCGTAAATCATGTTCTTGAAAAGTACATGGATCGATTGTTTTGA
- the LOC100789445 gene encoding GDSL esterase/lipase At1g23500 has product MVVFVFFAIPFPKVLVVNGAIPALFAFGDSILDTGNNNNILAITKCNFPPYGRDFPGGIPTGRCCNGKIPTDLIASALGIKETVPAYLSGNLSPQDLVTGVCFASAGSGIDDATSRLQQGVVSLPSQLRLFQEYIGKLTALVGQQRAADIISKSVFLVSAGNNDIAITYSFLLAPTLQPFPLYSTRLVTTTSNFFKSLYELGARRVWVLSTLPLGCLPGGRTVAGGPLRICAPFANQFAQTFNGQLSSAVDSMRVTLPNYDIRFIDVYTPLFNLINNPQPEGFVDVSEGCCGTAPFGVSGICTLLSLCPNPSSYVFWDSAHPTERAYRFVVSSILQQHTNNVSNSFAFAPVNSSLSN; this is encoded by the exons atggttgtgtttgttttctttgctATCCCATTTCCCAAAGTATTAGTTGTTAACGGAGCAATTCCGGCATTGTTTGCATTTGGTGACTCAATTCTTGATACgggaaataataacaatatccTAGCAATAACTAAGTGCAATTTTCCTCCGTACGGAAGGGATTTCCCAGGAGGAATACCTACGGGAAGATGTTGTAATGGAAAAATTCCTACAGATTTAATAg CATCGGCTTTGGGAATAAAAGAAACAGTGCCAGCATATCTGAGTGGTAACTTGAGTCCTCAAGACCTCGTCACCGGGGTATGCTTTGCTTCTGCTGGTTCCGGCATTGATGATGCCACTTCTAGGTTACAG CAGGGAGTTGTATCACTGCCAAGCCAACTGAGATTGTTCCAAGAATACATAGGAAAGCTTACAGCACTGGTTGGACAACAAAGAGCAGCTGACATCATATCCAAAAGCGTATTCCTCGTCTCAGCCGGCAACAATGACATTGCCATTACCTATTCTTTTCTATTAGCCCCAACATTGCAGCCTTTTCCTTTATATTCCACTCGTTTAGTTACCACCACTTCTAATTTTTTCAAG AGTCTTTATGAACTTGGAGCACGACGAGTGTGGGTATTAAGTACATTGCCACTTGGATGCTTGCCTGGAGGTAGAACTGTGGCAGGGGGACCATTAAGGATTTGTGCACCCTTTGCGAATCAATTTGCACAGACATTCAATGGCCAATTATCATCAGCAGTTGATTCTATGAGAGTCACCCTTCCCAATTATGACATTAGGTTCATCGATGTCTACACTCCTCTCTTTAATCTCATAAATAATCCTCAGCCAGAAG GGTTTGTAGATGTCTCGGAAGGGTGTTGTGGGACTGCGCCATTTGGAGTTTCAGGAATATGTACCCTTCTCAGTTTGTGCCCGAATCCTTCTTCATATGTTTTCTGGGATTCTGCTCATCCAACTGAGAGAGCTTATCGGTTTGTTGTGTCTTCTATATTACAACAACACACAAACAATGTTTCAAACTCTTTTGCTTTTGCTCCAGTTAATTCTTCCCTCTCAAATTAA